GAACTTAAAACGCGGTAGCCATTTTTAATAAATAGGGCTGCTGCTACGCCTTTCCCTGCTTTTAGAGAGTCTGAGTTAAAATTATATATAGTTTTCACGCCGCACGAAGGACTTTTCTCTTTTAATATTACTGCTTTTATATCTTCTCTAAATGTGTTGACTATCTTTAATGTTTCCTGAGCACCTCTTATGAAGTTTTCTGTTACGTCATCCTTCTCTTCAATGGTTAAAACACGGCTTTTTCCTTCTAATACTGAAAAACCGTCTTCTCTTTCAATCTTTGCTGGTGGTCTTGGAGTAGGAAGTCCGCCAAGCTGTTCAGGGCATACCGGCAAGATGAAAAACCTGCCTTTAAGAAATTTTAATTCTTCCCAGGGAATACTCCGACCATCGTATCGACA
The sequence above is drawn from the Desulfurobacterium indicum genome and encodes:
- a CDS encoding DUF523 domain-containing protein, yielding MDKIIVISMCLMGIKCRYDGRSIPWEELKFLKGRFFILPVCPEQLGGLPTPRPPAKIEREDGFSVLEGKSRVLTIEEKDDVTENFIRGAQETLKIVNTFREDIKAVILKEKSPSCGVKTIYNFNSDSLKAGKGVAAALFIKNGYRVLSSDELEKIKKL